The following is a genomic window from Microbacterium sp. No. 7.
TGCGCGGCAGGGGAGGACGGCGGGGCATGCCGCGGTGCGGCAGCCGAGACGGTAGCCGTCCGGGGTTCCGTGCGGGAAGGTGTCGGTGAGGAGATCGAGGGTCGACATCGGTGGTGTCCTCTCAGTGCAGGTCGTACTCGATGAGCAGGCCGAGGGCGTCGGCGATGGCGCGCAGCCGGTAGCCGCGGCGGCCGTGCTCGACATGGCCGAAGATGTTGATGAACTCGAGCTCGCCGGGGGCGTCGTCGAGGTAGGCGATGGTGTGGATGTCCGCGGCGTCGAGGTACTGCCAGCCGTAGCGGTCGGCCGGCGTGTCGACGCGCGACTGAATCCATCGGACGATGACCGCGCCGAGCGGGCCGTCTGCGTTGGCGCGCGGCGAGTGTGGCGCGTTGGGGACCATGGCGTCGATGCCTCGAGGGCCGGCCGCGCTGGCGAGCAGATCGAAGCTGTCCAGGTCGAGATCGGCGAACAGGTCGGTGTAGTTGGTGCCGGTCTCGTCGCTGATGCGGATGTGGTGGAGGGCAAAGTTCATGGCGGGTCTCCTGGGGCGGGTCATCGAGTGCTCGGGCAGCGGGTGATTGCGCGATCGAGGGCGCTGCGATCGGCTGCGGAGATCTCGAGGGCGTAGTCGACGGCGACCTCGAGGTAACGGGTGGAGTAGGTGCAGGCGGCGGCGTCGCCGGCGGGCAGCCATTGGCTCGGGGTGCTGTCTCCCTTGCTCTGGTTGGCCGTGGTGGCTTGCAGGTTGGCCGGGTCGTTGGCGAACCGCTCGCGCTGCTCGGCGGTCCAGGAGTCGGCTCCCGATGACCAGGCGACGGCGAGGGGGATGATGTGGTCGATCTGCACGGGCTGGTAGCCCTCGCTGGTTCGGGTGAAGGTGACTGTCTCGCCGGTGAGCGGGTCGTGCAGGATGCCGGTCAGTGCGACGCAGTCGTTGGTGCCCGGCTTGTAGACGACGTCGACGAGATCGCGGCTGAGGATGTCGTTGCGGGTGTCGCACCCGTTGCGGTCGACGTCGGCCCAGCGGGGGCCGAACAGGTCGCGGGAGTAGCCCTCGGCCGCGGTGGCTGCCGGTGACGGCTGCGAGCTCGTCGACGTGGACGCGGGGAGCGGTGCGGGGGATGCGCCGGCGTCGACGCCGAGGTTCGTCAGCAGCAGCGCGGCGGCTGCTACGACGCCGACGACGCCGGCTGCGGCGCCTGCGGTGCGGGTGAGCTTCATTGGGTGACCTCCCGGGGTCTCACTGCATATAGGCCGGTCTCCCGGCCGTTCGCGGACGGCGAGTTGGAGCGGCCACGAGTCGGGGCCACTGCTGGCCGGCTCGCGGTCGCGTGTCACTCGGGGGAGTGCTCGCCGTGTCGACGAGATCTCCCCGACGACTTATGTTGTGTATCTGACATGCACAACACTAGTCGCGCGGGAGAGGGTCGTCAAGCCCCGATTGGAATGCGCTGCATTAGGAGATCTCGCGCGGCTTTGGGGTAGGGCGTCTGCTCGAGCGCGATCAGCTGCCGGCGCCGTTGGCGGGCGGTGCCGAGCGCCCAGGCGTAGCGGTGGTTGCCGGGGTGGCGGATCTTCTGCGTCCCGATCTCCTCGAGCGCTGTGCGCAGCCAGCTGCGGGCGTCCTCGTGTACTCGGCGTGCTCGCGCGCCGAGGGTCACCAGGTGTCGCTCTGCGGCGTCGGAGCCCTGCTCGCCGGTTCGGATCTTCGAGAGCGTGCGTTCCGAGAGCACGAGCCCTGCGGAGGGAACGTAGTTGATCGTGCGGGCGGTGGACCGGCCGAGGCTCACGGCGTTGGTGGCTTGGTAGATCACGCCGACGTGGCCGGGGGTGATCGTCTCGATGCGGGTGATCGGTTGGCCGTCCTCGTTGACGTCAGCGACCGTGCGCTGCCGTTGCAGAGGGTCGGCGAAGGTGACGATCCCCCGGAGGCCGGCCGCGGCGGCCTGGCGCCAGACCTGTGCGAGGAACCACGATTCGGCGTTCGCCGGCACGGCGTCGGTGAGCACGAAGCGGCCGAGCTCGAGCGATTCGGTGAACGGCTCGAGCTCGGGGAAGACGTTGGTGAGGACGGCTGCTCGCATGGGCACCGACAGGACGGCGACGCCGACCAGGGGGCCGTCGTCGAAGAGGGTCTCGTCATCGGTAAACAGGCCCCACGCGAGGCGGGAGGCGGGGTAGGACGCGCTGTAGTGATGGCGGCATACGAATGCGCGCGCGACTGCCTCGGGGATCGCCGCGACGGTGAACCGCCGGCGATCGAACCCGCCTTCGGAGGCATGGCGCCAGGAGTGTCGGCCGAGCGTCCACCGCTGGCAGGCGGTGGACGTCGGCGAGGCCGGCTGGGGCATCACGCGCTGAGTGTGCGGCGGATGCTGTCGACCATCGAGTCGTCGACGTCGACGAAGTCGCCCGAGGCGTCATCGAACCCGACGATCACGACGTCGCCGACGAGCGGGCGCTTCGCGATCGCGCTGGCAAGGAGGTTCATCGGGAGGCGCTGGATCAGCCCCTCCTCGTTGGCGATGAGGTCGTGGCGGTCGTCGAGGCTGACGGTCTCGATGTAGCCGCCGACCGCGCGCTGGTAGTCCTCGAGCTCGGCGAACGCTGCGATCGCGAGCTCGCCGGTCGTCGTGATCAGCAGGCCCTTGGTGCCGGGCGCTTCGGTGGGCGCCGTGTACGTGTGGTTGTGCGAGCAGTTCGCTGTGGTGGTGGCGACCGTGCAGGTCGTGCCGTCGCTGTGGGTGGCGATCCAGGTCGTGATGGTCATGGCATCCTCCATGTGTGTTGTGTATCTGACATGCACAACATTAGCAGCAGGGGCGGACGTCGGCAAGGGGTCTGCAGCGGCAGGGGATCGACGGCGTGAGACGATGCCGCGGTGACCACCACCCAGCACATCGGCGCAGCGGGCGAGCTGCTCGTGCAGTATCGGCTCCTCAAGCTCGGCATCGACTCGGCGAGGATGACGACGGACTCCGGTATCGACCTGGTGGTCTACTCGCCGCTGCGCGCGGAGGCTGTCACCGTTCAGGTCAAGACCCAGACGGCTCCCTCTCCCTCGGGCGGCAAGGGCGCGCTGTCGGTCGGGTTCTACTTCCCCGACGACCTGCGGGCGGAGATCCTCGCATTGGCGCTGCTGTCTACCGATCAGGTGTGGCTGTTCACCCGAGACGAAGCGCGCGAACTCGCGCAGCAGCACAACGCGAAAGGCAACCGGCAGCTGTACTGGTACATGCAGCAGCGGCCGGCGCGAGGCCTCGGCCAGGCGCCGCTGCACGCCGGCGACGTCGAGCAGCACCTGCTCGAACGCTGCACGGCCGCTCTGTTCGTAGTGCCAGCGCCGGCGGTCGATGCGGATCAGCGTCGGTAGGGGCCGCTCGTCGCAAGTTGTCCGATCCGGGCAACTGCGATCGGCGTGGGGCGGCTGAGCGGTGAGCGGGTGGATTGAGTGGGCCGGACGGCATCCTCGGCGGGGCCTTCGATCTCGAACCCGCACTCGCAGCTGTACAGGCCGACGTCCGGGACGTCGGTGGAGGGAAGGTACATAACCTTCGGCTGGCCGCAGATCAGACAACGCATGATGATCCTCCTTGAGCTAGTTGTGTATCTGACATACACAACACTAGCAGACCGAGCGGACGAAGGGAAGCGGATCTGCTGGCGCTCGAGGCGCTGCCTATCCAGCGGCCGCCGTGGTGTTCGCGCCGCCGTAATGCGGGCGGAGGTCTTCGCGGGCGAAGGCGATGCGGAAGGGGCGGGGGCGGCGGTGTCAGGGGCGCCGCCCCCGCCGGCAGCGGGCCGGGTGGAGGACGAAAGGGCCGGCTGCCATCGACGGGCGAGCGGCGAGCGGCGAGCGCTCATCAGGCTGCGTGTTGGCGCCCGTCCTGCCGGGGGGATCGACCTGGTGGTGCGATCCCCGCGGGTCTGGGGGTCTGTGGTTGCCCTGCTATGAGGTTGTGTATCTGACATACACAACACTAGTGCATGTCGGGGGATGCTGCAACCCCTGTGGTGGTGGTCGGGGGTTCAGGTGCGCAGCTGCGCGCGGGTGTGAGGGGCGGGGCTGTGCAGGATGCGGGTGAGCGTGCGCGCGGTGCGCGCCCACTTGCGGATGCCGAACGCGGGGATGAGCAGCAGCGGGATGCCGGCGGCCGCGGCAGGCCAGGAGAGCAGCCCGAACGCGCCGAGGAGCACGATGCCGCCGAGGATGTGCCAGGTGATCATCGAGGCCGCGTGTCGGCGAGCTCGAGCGGCGCGGTGCAGGATGTCGCCGTGTGAGGCGATCGGGGCCTTGCGGATGTGGCGGCGCCACAGCAGCAGCGCGAGAAGCGCGGCGAGCCAGAGCAGCAGCAGCGCGGGCGTCGCGAGGGCGAGCGGGTCGAGGTTCTGCGGGTTTCCCATGGGGGTGTCCTCTCCGGGCTGTGGTGCGGGGGCCGGCGGGTGGCCGGCCCCCGCGGTCCTCAGCGTCCGAGCAGTTCGTAGGCCTCGTCGGCGCTGGTGACCAGGTGGGCGTCGGCCTCGCGGATGAGGCGGTGGCATCCGGTGGATGCGGCGGACGTGATCGGGCCGGGGACCGCGCCGATGGTGCGCCCGAGGGTCGCGGCGTGGTTCGCGGTGGTGAGCGACCCCGACCGGGCGCCGGCCTCGACGACGACGGTCGCGGCGGTGGTCGCGGCGATCAGTCGGTTGCGAGCGAGGAAGCGCCAGCGGGTAGGTGCCGCGCCGGGGGCGACCTCGCTGGCGATCGCGCCGCCGCGATCGGCGATCCGGGCGATCAGGTCGCTGTTCCCGGCGGGGTAGGGGCGGTCGGCTCCGCCGGCCAGCCAGGCGACGGTGGACCCGCCTGCGGCGAGCGCTGCGCGGTGAGCGGCGGCGTCGATGCCGTAGGCGGCGCCGCTGACGATGACGATGCCGCGGCCGGCGAGGTCGGCGGCGATCTCGGCGGTGACGTGCTCGCCGTAGCTGGTGGCGGCGCGGGCTCCGATCAGGGCGAGCCGGTCGCTCAGGTCGCGGGTGAGGGGGGTGAGGGTGCCGCGCGCCCAGATGACGTGCGGGGCGGCGTCGCCGAGGTCGCTGAGGCCGGGGATGGTGGCCGGGTCGATCAGGGTGATGCCGTGGCGGGCGGCGAGCGCGAGGGCCTCGTCGATGTGGCGGGGGTTGTGGCGGGGCAGCCAGCGGGCGGCGGCTTGTGTGGCCTCGTCGGCGTCGATGTCTGCCGCGGTGAGGGCGGCGAGGAGGGTGTCGCGGCCTGCGGCGAGCGCCTCGAGGGCGGTGGTGTGGCCGGCGTGGCGGGTGAGGGCTCCGGCGGTGGCGTCGCCG
Proteins encoded in this region:
- a CDS encoding HNH endonuclease family protein, which gives rise to MKLTRTAGAAAGVVGVVAAAALLLTNLGVDAGASPAPLPASTSTSSQPSPAATAAEGYSRDLFGPRWADVDRNGCDTRNDILSRDLVDVVYKPGTNDCVALTGILHDPLTGETVTFTRTSEGYQPVQIDHIIPLAVAWSSGADSWTAEQRERFANDPANLQATTANQSKGDSTPSQWLPAGDAAACTYSTRYLEVAVDYALEISAADRSALDRAITRCPSTR
- a CDS encoding Mom family adenine methylcarbamoylation protein, which translates into the protein MPQPASPTSTACQRWTLGRHSWRHASEGGFDRRRFTVAAIPEAVARAFVCRHHYSASYPASRLAWGLFTDDETLFDDGPLVGVAVLSVPMRAAVLTNVFPELEPFTESLELGRFVLTDAVPANAESWFLAQVWRQAAAAGLRGIVTFADPLQRQRTVADVNEDGQPITRIETITPGHVGVIYQATNAVSLGRSTARTINYVPSAGLVLSERTLSKIRTGEQGSDAAERHLVTLGARARRVHEDARSWLRTALEEIGTQKIRHPGNHRYAWALGTARQRRRQLIALEQTPYPKAARDLLMQRIPIGA
- a CDS encoding DUF3846 domain-containing protein, producing the protein MTITTWIATHSDGTTCTVATTTANCSHNHTYTAPTEAPGTKGLLITTTGELAIAAFAELEDYQRAVGGYIETVSLDDRHDLIANEEGLIQRLPMNLLASAIAKRPLVGDVVIVGFDDASGDFVDVDDSMVDSIRRTLSA
- the dprA gene encoding DNA-processing protein DprA, which encodes MNTTLTTATALEARAAWSTITEPGDATAGALTRHAGHTTALEALAAGRDTLLAALTAADIDADEATQAAARWLPRHNPRHIDEALALAARHGITLIDPATIPGLSDLGDAAPHVIWARGTLTPLTRDLSDRLALIGARAATSYGEHVTAEIAADLAGRGIVIVSGAAYGIDAAAHRAALAAGGSTVAWLAGGADRPYPAGNSDLIARIADRGGAIASEVAPGAAPTRWRFLARNRLIAATTAATVVVEAGARSGSLTTANHAATLGRTIGAVPGPITSAASTGCHRLIREADAHLVTSADEAYELLGR